The genomic window TTAAGTAAAAATAAATTTTTGTTCTTTACATTTGATTGTTTTTAGTACTAACAAAATCTTCAATTTCTTCTGCAGTCAACCCTACCAGCTCTGAAACCCACAAGCCGACAATATCTGATAAAACAGAATCGCAGACATATTCATTCTCACCATGACCATATTTACAAGTAAATAGTGGAGTTCTTATCGCTGATTGATAAAAATTGAACGCTAACTCTTGCAGTTTCTCTGGCTGAAATTCAAGTCCCAACTCTTGTGCGAGTCCGGCTCTCACTTTATCCCACAATTCACCTTTTGACTGGTAGTTTTCTCGTGCTTTGTAAATAAATCCCTGACAGAATTTTAACAACAAATCCTTGTTTTGATAGAGCAACCGACAGGAAAAGTCTGAGATAGAACCAGCATGAAGTAAGAAAGTAAGCAATTCATCAAGGCTTTCGGCTACCCGACCAACTTGGCCTTCACTCCCTATAAAACCTATACTCTGATCCTCAAGAATTACATATTCTCCCCCACTACCGTCTTTAGCAAAGGCTATGGGCGAAAGAGAATAAACTTCATTGTTCTTAGAAAATTCAACCTCTTTCAACTGGTCATAAAAGAGAATATCGCATTCTTGCATCAATAAAATTCTTAGTTGTTTATCTTCTCTTATTACTTGTAGTTGATTCATATTAGCTACTCTCCTGGCTTTGACAATTGTCACAAGTGACAACAATTCAATTTTAGCAATCGACTCTTAATAATAATAATAGATTTTAATATGGCACTTCTTGGCCACATTGGCAAGATTTTTCAATAACTCCTCGTTTCTTTTGCTTTTTCCAAAATGAAAAGTAAAAGATTTTCCATCTTTCCTTGTAAAGTACAGATGATACCTGTCCCCATTCATTCTTCTCCCTCGAACGTAATCAATATCAATCTGTCTAATTTCAGCTAGAGGAACAATCCTTTTTCTAAAAAGAATAATCGTGTGAATGTATAATCTTCCCTTTGCAATATGAAAAGGATCCAACATACTCCCACCACTTTTTAAAGATGTCTTAACTCTTTGGAAAAAAAGATAGAAATAAAATAGTGCTAAAAAAATTAACAAAAATCTAATGACCTGATTTTTCCAAAGGACTTCAAAAACTGAAATACGATAACCATACATATTAAAATAATCCCTTTTTTCTTTATTATACCACTTTTGTTGAGCTTCTAGGTTCATGGACAAAGAAAAAAACTGAACAAAGTTCAGCCCTTTTCAATAATATTTCATGTGATATCTTTATCTAGTCAAATCAATACGTTGACCAATTTTACCAATGATAATGGCACCGACAATTAGTGAAGCGAATTCTCCGATACCAGTAGTGAACCAGGTAAAGAAGAAAGGTGCTTCTGCTACGATGTTTAATTCAGCAGCAATGGTGATCATTGAAATTGAAAATAGAATTGAAAAGAAGAAATGATCTTTACGAATCAATCCATTAAAAAGATAGTCTTTACTATATTTACTGAACAACCAAACTCCTAAGCTAAGGAAGACAAGAGTTGAGCCTCCACCTACAGCGACATCAATGAGTCCAAAACTGAAGAAATTAGCAATCATACATCCAAGAGTAACCCCGATAATGTACTTAGGATTGTAAAAAGCTAAGAAGTTCATCATTTCAGATATACGGAACTGATAGGCGCCATAACTGATGGCATTCAGTGGTGGTGTGATTGTCAACACCACATAAATAGCTGCGACAATGGCAATATCTGCCAAATCACGGACAGTAAGTTTTTTCATATTTTCTCCTTTAGCGGCTCTCCCGCGTCTAATATGCTTGGTGAAAGAAGCTAAGCACCAAGGGTTGAGCAAGTCAACTTTATTAGTATAGCACATTTAAATGCTTTATGCTATACTAATCTTATGAAAAGATACATTAAAA from Streptococcus sp. oral taxon 061 includes these protein-coding regions:
- a CDS encoding QueT transporter family protein, translated to MKKLTVRDLADIAIVAAIYVVLTITPPLNAISYGAYQFRISEMMNFLAFYNPKYIIGVTLGCMIANFFSFGLIDVAVGGGSTLVFLSLGVWLFSKYSKDYLFNGLIRKDHFFFSILFSISMITIAAELNIVAEAPFFFTWFTTGIGEFASLIVGAIIIGKIGQRIDLTR